In one Rhopalosiphum padi isolate XX-2018 chromosome 3, ASM2088224v1, whole genome shotgun sequence genomic region, the following are encoded:
- the LOC132927647 gene encoding PCNA-associated factor-like — protein sequence MVRTKQSMSYKVSVGRIPKIAACKASVAGGCSGSSSSGHKLPSSPSTSKNKYSGGNPVHPREIPAWQKEITCFFQVKNDEQSQLPSANNVEEEEDDDDVVEIRPQETAQTGSSEI from the exons ATGGTTAGAACCAAGCAATCAATGAGCTATAAgg TTTCCGTCGGAAGAATACCTAAAATAGCTGCGTGTAAAGCGTCGGTGGCCGGTGGCTGCAGCGGTTCGTCATCGTCTGGTCATAAATTGCCGTCATCTCCGTCCACTTCCAAAA acAAATACTCGGGTGGAAATCCAGTGCACCCCAGAGAGATCCCGGCTTGGCAGAAAGAGATCACGTGCTTTTTCCAGGTAAAAAACGACGAACAATCACAACTGCCGTCGGCCAACAACGTGGAGGAGGAggaggacgacgacgacgttgtAGAAATACGCCCGCAAGAAACGGCGCAGACGGGATCGTCGGAAATTTAG